A window of the Rhodoflexus caldus genome harbors these coding sequences:
- a CDS encoding YihY/virulence factor BrkB family protein — MNGKYLLTKIGRSIRVLARNFIRDDCFTHSAALAYYTTFSLAPILFIIVSVSGFFFGQEAAQGEIYRKTADLIGEEAARLIESIIRFAYLEGNNPWALTAGIATVIIGATSVFSAIHNSLNRIWGIKTREQLTFWQLLHKRFMGLLITFVIGLLIIVLIIAEQTLTIIYSHIEKILPEQLQFIGILTDRGLIFSILLLLFWLIYQWLSDVKMRWSHTFYGAVFTTIFFGVGRWLIGMYIGYSSINLIYGATASLAVLLVWIYYSAIIFLMGAEFIKSVSDFSTRNRHKASISNPTHSIT, encoded by the coding sequence ATGAATGGCAAATATTTACTGACAAAAATCGGGCGAAGCATACGTGTTCTGGCGAGAAACTTCATTCGGGATGACTGTTTTACACATAGTGCGGCGCTTGCTTACTATACTACTTTTTCATTAGCCCCCATTCTGTTCATTATCGTATCGGTCAGCGGATTCTTTTTTGGGCAGGAAGCCGCGCAGGGCGAGATTTACCGCAAAACTGCCGACCTGATTGGCGAAGAAGCCGCGCGACTGATTGAATCCATTATTCGCTTTGCCTATTTGGAAGGAAATAACCCTTGGGCGCTTACCGCCGGTATAGCTACGGTCATCATTGGTGCCACATCGGTATTTTCGGCCATCCACAATTCGCTCAACAGAATATGGGGTATCAAAACACGCGAACAACTCACCTTCTGGCAACTGCTGCACAAGCGATTTATGGGACTGCTCATTACGTTTGTGATAGGGCTGCTCATTATTGTACTGATAATTGCAGAACAAACGCTTACGATTATTTACAGTCATATAGAAAAAATACTGCCCGAACAATTGCAGTTTATCGGCATTTTAACCGACCGAGGTTTAATATTCAGCATTTTGCTGCTACTGTTTTGGCTTATTTATCAATGGTTGTCCGATGTAAAAATGCGTTGGTCGCATACTTTCTACGGCGCTGTGTTTACCACAATTTTTTTTGGTGTCGGGCGTTGGTTAATTGGCATGTACATTGGTTACAGCAGCATTAATCTGATTTACGGAGCTACGGCTTCTTTGGCAGTATTGTTGGTATGGATTTACTACTCTGCCATTATTTTTCTGATGGGGGCGGAATTTATCAAATCGGTCAGCGATTTTTCAACACGTAACCGACATAAGGCATCTATTTCTAATCCAACTCATTCAATCACATGA
- a CDS encoding transglycosylase SLT domain-containing protein codes for MKKNFYTFAKQFVALLLAVFLLQGASLAQEPIDAAIAGESWASVKANKEGRLILLYYKSRPFNYLDDYARQTGIDYEMVNLFINFAKKKYDVTLEPVWIELADYEELASSFPNVRNGAIGLPAISATPEMGQMALLTRPYMHNKLVVVTHPSIQKAASEAALKAALKEATAFFIENTPAADELQKLNSARQTISVANSEILADKLASMENSYAIMPLYDYFVAVKRGLELNRQAFFEVPQADVAWWLPKKSDWAEPMAEFFTHANFEANAAFLVKRHCTIDAEELTLQGASPSGEEQASGEEKPMSMFEFKGTNSHFWFGLIAVAIVVVLIVANRSIAASRKKAAQELAMRKKAMK; via the coding sequence ATGAAAAAAAACTTTTACACTTTCGCTAAACAATTTGTAGCCCTGCTGCTTGCCGTTTTCCTGCTACAAGGTGCTTCTTTGGCACAAGAACCTATTGATGCTGCCATTGCAGGCGAATCGTGGGCTTCCGTAAAAGCCAATAAGGAAGGGCGACTTATTTTACTTTACTACAAAAGCCGTCCGTTTAACTACTTGGATGACTATGCTCGCCAAACAGGGATTGACTACGAAATGGTCAATTTGTTCATCAACTTTGCCAAGAAAAAGTACGATGTAACCCTCGAGCCTGTGTGGATAGAACTGGCCGATTATGAGGAGTTAGCATCGTCATTTCCCAATGTGCGAAACGGTGCCATCGGTCTGCCTGCTATTTCCGCCACTCCCGAAATGGGGCAAATGGCACTGCTCACACGCCCCTACATGCACAACAAATTAGTCGTAGTAACGCATCCAAGCATTCAAAAAGCCGCATCGGAGGCTGCGTTGAAAGCAGCACTAAAAGAAGCTACTGCGTTTTTCATAGAAAACACACCTGCCGCCGATGAGTTGCAAAAACTGAACAGCGCTCGGCAAACTATTTCGGTAGCCAACAGCGAAATCCTTGCCGATAAACTTGCTTCTATGGAAAACAGCTACGCCATTATGCCGCTCTACGACTACTTCGTAGCCGTTAAGCGCGGACTGGAACTGAACCGCCAAGCATTTTTTGAAGTACCGCAGGCCGATGTGGCATGGTGGTTGCCCAAAAAAAGCGATTGGGCAGAACCCATGGCAGAGTTTTTCACACATGCCAACTTTGAAGCCAACGCAGCCTTTTTGGTAAAACGCCACTGCACCATAGACGCAGAAGAACTTACCTTGCAGGGCGCTTCCCCCTCGGGCGAAGAACAAGCCTCAGGCGAAGAAAAACCCATGAGCATGTTTGAGTTCAAAGGCACAAACTCCCACTTTTGGTTTGGGCTGATAGCCGTTGCCATAGTGGTTGTACTGATTGTAGCCAACCGCAGCATTGCCGCAAGCCGCAAAAAAGCCGCACAGGAATTGGCCATGCGCAAAAAAGCGATGAAGTAA
- a CDS encoding cytochrome P450: protein MMETMVAPPRVKGLPLIGNAIDFMNDPLQFLVYHSRHTGRVFEMQIGSRTMTVVWHPSDVKQVLLENAKNYGKSEGYKAVQRMLGNGLLNSEGDFWLRQRKLIQPAFHLSKIAGMTNLMVATCGNILQRWEQKPQGEIIDLSAELMRITLEIVTNALFSTDVSQNVQQVYDHMGVLLEYAYYRIVSPVKLPEYVPTPGELRFRKARREFDDLIYGIIAKRKQQPCHYNDLLDMLLASIDEDTNTGMTEEQLRDEIITLFMAGHETSANALAWCFYLLTQSPETTARIREEIARVTGGQPVHFEHLGELKFVNQVIQETLRLYPPAWVIGRKSLHGDTIAGYHVPANRTVVVSPYATHRHPDLWENPDQFNPDRFASEEVKKMTQPGKFQYIPFGGGARMCIGYNFALLEMQLVLAMILPHYSLELPQGTKVQTEPLITLRPKNGLKMNIRRL from the coding sequence ATGATGGAGACAATGGTTGCGCCGCCTCGTGTCAAAGGCTTGCCGCTGATTGGCAATGCGATTGACTTTATGAATGACCCGCTGCAATTTCTCGTGTATCACAGCCGCCATACCGGGCGCGTTTTTGAGATGCAAATCGGCAGCCGCACCATGACGGTCGTATGGCATCCGTCGGATGTGAAACAGGTGCTGTTGGAAAATGCCAAAAACTACGGCAAAAGTGAGGGATACAAGGCGGTGCAACGCATGTTGGGCAACGGCCTGCTCAACAGCGAAGGCGATTTTTGGTTGCGCCAGCGCAAACTAATTCAGCCGGCTTTCCACCTCTCCAAAATAGCCGGCATGACCAACCTGATGGTCGCCACCTGCGGCAACATCCTGCAACGCTGGGAACAAAAACCGCAAGGCGAGATAATAGACCTTTCGGCCGAACTGATGCGCATTACGCTGGAAATTGTAACCAATGCACTTTTCAGTACCGATGTCAGCCAAAATGTGCAACAGGTGTACGACCACATGGGCGTATTGCTCGAGTATGCCTACTATCGCATCGTTTCGCCTGTCAAACTCCCCGAATACGTGCCTACCCCCGGCGAACTGCGCTTCCGCAAAGCCCGCCGCGAGTTTGATGACCTCATCTACGGTATCATTGCCAAACGCAAACAGCAACCCTGTCACTACAACGACTTGCTGGACATGCTGCTGGCAAGCATTGACGAAGACACGAACACAGGCATGACCGAAGAGCAACTGCGCGATGAAATCATAACCTTGTTTATGGCAGGCCATGAAACAAGCGCCAATGCACTGGCGTGGTGCTTCTACTTGCTGACACAAAGCCCCGAAACAACGGCACGCATACGTGAGGAGATTGCCCGCGTTACGGGCGGACAACCTGTCCATTTTGAACACCTTGGCGAGTTAAAGTTTGTTAATCAGGTCATCCAAGAAACCCTGCGGCTTTACCCGCCCGCATGGGTCATTGGCAGAAAGAGCCTTCACGGCGACACCATTGCCGGCTACCACGTTCCGGCCAACCGCACCGTTGTAGTAAGCCCCTATGCAACCCATAGGCATCCCGATTTGTGGGAGAATCCCGACCAATTTAATCCCGACCGCTTCGCTTCGGAAGAAGTGAAGAAGATGACGCAGCCGGGCAAATTTCAGTACATTCCGTTTGGCGGAGGCGCGCGTATGTGTATCGGATATAATTTTGCGCTGCTGGAAATGCAACTCGTTTTGGCAATGATTTTGCCTCATTATTCCTTAGAGCTGCCTCAAGGCACCAAAGTGCAAACAGAACCGCTGATTACACTGCGTCCTAAAAATGGTCTGAAAATGAACATCCGCCGATTGTAA